The genomic segment CGCCGTCCGCAGCCGGGTCGTCCCGGTCCGCGGCCCGAGTGGCCGCGCGGTGCGGTCCCTGGTGTTCCTCCGCGACACGTCCGGGGAGCGGAAGGCGGAGCGGGACGCGCGGGACGCCCGGGCGGTCTGCGACCAGTTGTTCGCGTCCCCGGCGCTCGGCGTCGCCCTCGCCGACGAGGACCGCCGGCTCGTCCGGGTGAACGCCGCGTTCGCCCGCATGCACGGGTACGCGGAACACGAGCTGGTCGGGACGGACCTGCTCAAGCTCGTTCCCCCGGACCACCGCGACCGCGCGGCGCGGGCGCACTCCGAGTACCTGACGCAGGGCGGCCCGCGGACGCAGGATTGGTTGGCCGCGTGCAAGGACGGGAGTTCGCGGCGGGTGTCCGGCACCGTCGGGGCGGCGGTCCTCGGTAACGGCTCCCGCGTTCTGGTGATCACCCTGGCGGACGTGTCGGACCAGGACCGGATTCAGGCCCAACTCCGCGACGCGAACAAGATGGAAAATGTCGGCCGGTTGGCCGGCGGGATCGCCCACGAATTCAACAACCTGCTCACCGTGGTCCAGGCGTTCGCCGGCATGGCGGCCGAGGCCCTGCCGCCCGGGCACGAGGCCCGCGGGCACATCGCCCAGGTCACCCGGGCGGCCGACCACGCGGCCCAGCTCACCCGCCAGCTCCTCACGTACGCCCGCCGCCGCCCGGTCGAGCCGCAGATCGTGGATCTGAGTGCGGTCGTCGCCGGCATCGCCGACTTCCTCCGGGGCACGCTCGGCGACAAGGTGAAGTTGTCGATCCACACCCGGGAAAGCGTCCACCCGATTTCGGCCGACCCGAACCTGCTCGTCCAGGTCCTCGTGAACCTCGCGGCGAACGCCCGGGACGCGATGCCGGTCGGGGGACGCTGACCCTGACGACGGACAACGTCACTCTTCGCGCGGGCACCGACGCGCCGCACGACGCGACCGGGGCCGCGATCGCCCCGGGGGACTACGCCGTTCTCGCCGCGACCGACACGGGCACGGGCATGCCGGTCGACATCCTCGCGCAAATTTTCGAGCCCTTCTTCACCACCAAGCCGGTGGGCAAGGGGACCGGTCTCGGCCTGGCGATTACGCAGAGCATCGTGCGGCAGTCCCGGGGGTACATCCAGGTCGATTCGGCCCCGGGCTCCGGGACCACGTTCCGCCTCTATTTCCCCCGCGCCGACACCGGCCCCGCGGCCCCGATCGACCCCCGGCCCCGTGAAGTTCGCGGGACGATCTTGCTCGTCGAAGACGAACCGGCGGTCCGCGACGCCACGGTCCACTTGCTGCGGCGCGAGCGGTTTGAAGTCGTTTCGGCGGCCCACGGCCAGGAAGCGCTCGACCTGATGCGGCTCCGTCCCGGGCCGATCGACCTGCTCGTCACGGACGTGCTGATGCCCGAACTCGGCGGGAAAGACCTCGCCCGCCGGTTGAGAACCGACCGGCCGGGGTTGCGGGTACTGTTCGTGTCCGGGTTCTCGGGCGACCAGCAGGAGTTGGAAGACCTCGACGACCCGGACACCGCGTTCCTGCCGAAGCCGTTCACGCCGCAACAGCTCCGCGGGGCGGTGAGGCGGTTTTTCGACTGAGTACCCCGGGTCGCCTTGACCACGGCGTCTCCGGTCGGAGACAGGGGAACTGAAAAAAGTCACGGCGCGAGTGCCGGTCCGTTGTCGGGACCGGCACTCGCGCCGTTTTTCGTTCAGACGAATCGATCTCGACTCAGTTCACGCGGTCGCGCCGGACCACGATCTTCCGGCCCCGGATGCGGCCGCCTTGGAGCACTTCGATCACGTCGTCCGCCAACTCGTCGAGTACCTCGACCAGCGTGAACCGCTCGGTGATCTCGATCGAGCCGATGTCCTTCTTACCCAACCCGGCTTCGTTCGCGATCGCGCCGACGATGTCCCGCGGGCTGACGCCCGCCTCGCGGCCGACGCTGATGAAGATCCGCGACATCCCCTTGGTGGCCACGGCGGCGCGGCCCCGGTCGCGGTCGAACGGGCGGACCGGCGGGCCGCCGACTCCGGGCGCGCCCGCGGGCCGGGCGAACTTGCCGCCGTCCCGGGACGGTGCCTTCGGCCCCGGCTCGATCACCGGAATGTTTTCTTCGTCCTCGGCCCCGCTCCGGCCGGCCTGGAGCGCCAACTTCATGGACGCGCAGGCGACGTCCAGCGGGCCGAACTCCGCGGCCAGTTCGCCGACCGCGGGGTGGAATTCTTCGAGCCCGCCGGTGGCGATCAGTTCGCGGACCGCGTCGCGGGTCCGCTCCAGTCGCTTGGCCCGCAGGTCGGCGGAGGAGGGGACGCGGGCGAGCGTGATCGGCTGCTTCGTCGACCGCTCGATCTGGCGGAGTTGGAACTGCTCGCGGGGCTCGACGAGGGTGATCGCCACGCCTTCTCGGCCCGCCCGCCCGACGCGGCCGATCCGGTGGACGTACGACTCCACGGCTTCCGGCGCGTGCAGGTTGACGACGTGCGACAGGTGCCCGATGTCCAACCCGCGGGCGGCCACGTCGGTTGCGATGAGCAGGTTGACGGTCCCCGCCCGGAACTTTCCCATCACCCGGTCGCGCTGCTCCTGGGAGAGACCGCCGTGCAGCGACTCGGGGCGGAACCCGCGATCGGTCAGCGTGTCCGTGAGCCCGTCGGCTTCGGTCCGGGTGCGGCAGAAGATGATGGCGGAGGTCGGGTTTTCGAGTTCGAGAACCCGGGACAGGACCGCCGCCTTGAACCCGCGGGGCACGAGGTACGCGGTCTGCCGGACCTTGGGTGCCTCGCCCGCGGCCAGCACGGTGCGGGCGACCTCGACGCGGACGGGGTTTTTCAGGTGCCGCTGGGCGATCCCGGCGATGCGGGGCGGCATCGTCGCCGAGAACAGCATCGTTTGTCGGGTGTCCGGGGTCGCCGACAGGATGGCTTCGATGTCCTCGGCGAAGCCCATGTCGAGCATTTCGTCGGCTTCGTCGAGGACGGCCGCCGTGATGCCGGTCAGGACGATCGTTTCCCGGCGGACGTGGTCGAGAGCCCGGCCCGGCGTGGCGACGACGATGTCGACGCCGCGGCGCAGCGCGCGGACCTGGTCGTTGAACCCGGTCCCGCCGTAGATCGCGAGCGAGGAGACGCCGAGCGGACGGCCGTACCGCGTGACGGCGGCCGATACCTGGATGGCGAGTTCTCGCGTCGGCACGAGGATGATCGTCGACGGCCGGGCGCGGGTGGCACCGGCGGCCGCGATGCGGTGGATGATTGGCAGGGCGAACGCGGCCGTTTTACCGGTCCCGGTTGCCGCCAAACCGACCAGATCAGATCCGTTAAGGAGGGGCGGGATCGCTTCCCGCTGGATGGGCGTCGGCTCTATGTACCCGAACGACGTCAGCGAGGCCACGAGGCGCGAATCAAGACCCAGAGCCGCGAACCCAGATTGGGGTTCCGCGACCAGTACGTCAGACATGCGAACGAACCTTCCCCCGGCAAAATGTGCCGGGTCGAACGACT from the Fimbriiglobus ruber genome contains:
- a CDS encoding PAS domain-containing sensor histidine kinase, encoding MPTPPHSREPQPHASTRDAVRLSPGVSAEEGLEQVCQSIYWSHDAAVLTTCAADPPGAVVTFVNPAFTDLTGYPAHEAIGRSPDQLLFGPNTNPAVPVDVLVAVKKGESFECESVVRRKDGTAAAVRSRVVPVRGPSGRAVRSLVFLRDTSGERKAERDARDARAVCDQLFASPALGVALADEDRRLVRVNAAFARMHGYAEHELVGTDLLKLVPPDHRDRAARAHSEYLTQGGPRTQDWLAACKDGSSRRVSGTVGAAVLGNGSRVLVITLADVSDQDRIQAQLRDANKMENVGRLAGGIAHEFNNLLTVVQAFAGMAAEALPPGHEARGHIAQVTRAADHAAQLTRQLLTYARRRPVEPQIVDLSAVVAGIADFLRGTLGDKVKLSIHTRESVHPISADPNLLVQVLVNLAANARDAMPVGGR
- a CDS encoding response regulator; this translates as MAPGDYAVLAATDTGTGMPVDILAQIFEPFFTTKPVGKGTGLGLAITQSIVRQSRGYIQVDSAPGSGTTFRLYFPRADTGPAAPIDPRPREVRGTILLVEDEPAVRDATVHLLRRERFEVVSAAHGQEALDLMRLRPGPIDLLVTDVLMPELGGKDLARRLRTDRPGLRVLFVSGFSGDQQELEDLDDPDTAFLPKPFTPQQLRGAVRRFFD
- a CDS encoding DEAD/DEAH box helicase; translated protein: MSDVLVAEPQSGFAALGLDSRLVASLTSFGYIEPTPIQREAIPPLLNGSDLVGLAATGTGKTAAFALPIIHRIAAAGATRARPSTIILVPTRELAIQVSAAVTRYGRPLGVSSLAIYGGTGFNDQVRALRRGVDIVVATPGRALDHVRRETIVLTGITAAVLDEADEMLDMGFAEDIEAILSATPDTRQTMLFSATMPPRIAGIAQRHLKNPVRVEVARTVLAAGEAPKVRQTAYLVPRGFKAAVLSRVLELENPTSAIIFCRTRTEADGLTDTLTDRGFRPESLHGGLSQEQRDRVMGKFRAGTVNLLIATDVAARGLDIGHLSHVVNLHAPEAVESYVHRIGRVGRAGREGVAITLVEPREQFQLRQIERSTKQPITLARVPSSADLRAKRLERTRDAVRELIATGGLEEFHPAVGELAAEFGPLDVACASMKLALQAGRSGAEDEENIPVIEPGPKAPSRDGGKFARPAGAPGVGGPPVRPFDRDRGRAAVATKGMSRIFISVGREAGVSPRDIVGAIANEAGLGKKDIGSIEITERFTLVEVLDELADDVIEVLQGGRIRGRKIVVRRDRVN